GGCCGAGGGGCTCGTGCGGATCCGCCGCCTGGACCGGGAGCGGAGCGACGCGAGCGCGGTCCTCGACACGGCCGAGCGGGGGACGCTGCTGACGCTGGACCGCGACGTGGAAGACGGACGCGACCTGCGGATCCGGCCGGACGTCGGGGTCGACGGAAGCTGACCTCACGCGGGGCGCGGGAACGCGCGCCACAGGAACGGCAGCGGCGTGCCCAGGAGCAGGAGCGCGCCGAGGTTGAACAAGGCGTTCGGCCACGCGCCGTGGAGCAGGGACGCCGCGGTGTCGGGCACGAACCACGAGAGCAGCGAGACGGCCACGCACCCGAACGCCCAGCGCTCCCGGGCCAGGAACGGGCCCCGCAGGACGAACAGGAGCGCCACCGCCCAGCTGATGATGGTCGCACCGAGCACCGCGTTCATGAAGCGGTGGTAGGTCACCACCTCGGCCGGCAGCGCCTCGGCGCCGAAGAGCGCGCCCGCCATGGCGCCCGGATACCAGGGCATCCAGCGCGTGTCGGCCAGCACCAGCAGCGCGCCGAGGCCGACCATCGACGCTACGGCGACGAAGAGCCAGCGGTACCAGAACCGAAAGGCGACCTCCCCCACACGGTGGGGGTAGGGGGGCTCGCGATCCGGGTCAAGGGTCGCTCAGCGCATGCGCAAGGAGATGCCGTCAGAACGGCCAGAGGACCGGGATGAGCGCGACCGCCAGGCCCCACAGGATCAAGTCGAGCGGCGTGCCCACGCGGGTGAAGTCGCCGAAGCGGTAGCTGCCCGGGCCGTAGACGAGCGTGTTGGTCTGGTAGCCCACCGGCGTCATGAAGCTGAGCGACGCCGCGAACGTCACGGCCATCAGCATCGGCCGCGCGCTCACGCCCAGCAGGTGCGCCGACTCGATCGCGATGGGGGCCAGGAGCGCGGCCGTCGCCTGGTTCGAGATCACGTTGGTCAGCAGGAGCGACGCGCCGAAGAAGCCCGCCAGGACGACGTGCGCGCCCATCGGGCCGAGGCCGTCGGTGAAGAAGTGCGAGACCAGCTCCGAGGCGCCGGTCCGATCCATCGCGGTCCCCAGCGGGATGACCCCCGCGAGGAGGAAGATGACCTTCCAGGAGATGCTCTCGTAGGCCTCCCGCGGTCGCAGCGTGCGCGTCAGGAGCAAGACCACGCAGCCGGCGAGGGCGCTCACCACGATGGGCAGCACGTCGAGGGCGGCGAGCCCGACGACCGCCGCGAGCACGGCGAGCGCGACGGGGAGCTTCTTGCGGCGCTGCACGGGAGGCTGCTCGACCTGGGAGACGACGACGAAGGAGGCATCCCGGCTCAGCGCGGCCGCCTGCTCTCGCGCCGTGGACAGGAGGAGCGAGTCCCCGGGTCGCAGGATGCTCGCCGCGAGCCGCTCGTTCTGCAGCTCGTCCGGCCTCCGCAGCGCGAGCACCACGGCGCCGAAGCGCTCGGCGAAGCTCACGTCCTCGATGCGCTGCCCGGCGATGGGCGCGTCCGGCGCGACGACCGCCTCGACCAGCTCGCGCTCGCTCGTCCGGAGCGCCGCGTCCCCCCACGTCGTCACGGGCTCGATCGTCACGTCCTGGCGCGCGACGAGCTTCGCGATCTCCCCCGGGGCCCCGACGACGCGCACGACGCGACCGCCGTCGCGGGCGAAGACCTCGACGATCTCGACCTCCAGCCCTTCGAGGAGCGCGCGCGTCTCGCGGCGCTGGTCACGCACGCGCACGTCGGTGAGGTACTGGCGCACGCCGTAACGCGACGTGAGATCCTCGAGGCTGCGTCGGGCCGGCGTGAGGCGGATCCCCACCAGCGCGAGGTAGGCGAGGCCGACGACGAAGAAGAGCAGGCCGAGCGGCGCCATCTCGAACATGCCGAAGGGCGCCAGCCCGTGCCCCGCCGCGATGGAGCTTACCAGGAGGTTGGTCGACGTGCCGATCAACGTGCAGACGCCCCCGAGCATCGACGCGAAGCTGAGGGGCATCAGCAGCTTGGACGGGCTCAGGCCGAGGTCTCTCGAGACCGCGAGCACGACGGGGATGATGATCGCGATGGCCGCGGTGTTGTTGATGAAGCCGCTGACCAGGCCGACGGAGAGCAGCATGCCGCCGATCGCGAGCCAGCGGCTGTGGCGGCCGAGTCGGCGAAACAGCCCGCCGACGTGGGCGAGCGCGCCGGTCCGCCGCAGGCCTTCGCTGAGCACGAACATCGCGCCGATGGCGATCGTCGCGGGGTTCGAGAAGCCCGCCAGGCCCTCCGCGGGGCTCAAGATGCCCGTCACCATCAAGGTCACGCAGACGATCAGGGCCGTGACCTCGTACGAGACCCGCTCCCACGCGAAGAGGACGAGGGCGAGGGCGATCAGCGCGAAGACGATGGCGATCTCGAAGGTCACCGCACCCATGGATACAGGCGCGGCCCGCGGTCATGGCCAGAGCAGCGCTTCGAGGAGGGGGGCTTCGGCCGCGGTCAGGGCTCGGGCAGGAGCGCGGCGATGCGGGCGTACGCCTCGAGCTTCGCCGGCTCGAGCGCGTCCGCCTCCATGGCCAGCCGGAGCGCGGGCAGGCCGGCCGTGATCCGCTTCGTCAGCGCGTCCGCGCGCGCGGGCTCGAGGGCGCGGGTCAGGATGAGCGCGTCGGTCGGCACGGCCTGGGTGATCAGCAGCGCCTCGAGCCGGGTCGCGCCCGCGCGCCCGCCGTGCAGGGCGAGGGCCTCCTCGACCCGCGCGTCCTCGTCACCGGCCACGGAGATCGCGGCGACGTCGGCGTCCCCGTCGAGCACGGCGGCGAGCGCCGCGGGGTGACTGCCGAGGAAGCGCTCCGACGCGAAGGTCTGCTCGGGGACCAGCCCTCGCTCCGCGAGGTGCGCGCGCACGAGGAGGTAGCCGCCGAGCGAGAGCGGATCGACCCACGCCGCGCGCGCACCGCGCAGGCGGCTCAGGCCGAGGTGCGCCGCGCGGTCCGCCACGAGGGCCGAGCGATAGGTCGAGCGCCCGGCGCGGACGACCCGGTAGACCGCGTGGATGTGCGACGAGCACTGGGCGCAGACCGCCGACGGCAGCCAGGCCAGCTCCACGTCGCGCGCGCGCACCCGGAAGCGGAGGGCGTCGTAGCTCTCCGCCACCTCGACCTCCACGCGCTCCCCCAGATCCCGCGTGAGCGAACGCTCGAGCAGCTCGCCCCGCGCGCGAGCCCGGGCGTCGCCCACCGACGGCGGCATGAGGAAGCGCAGGGTCACGCGCACGTCATAGCCGCGATCCGCGGGCTTTCGAGGACGCGGTCAATCCTCGTCGGGCTCGACCGGATCCGGCCGCAGGAACCAACTCGCCACGAAGAGCGCGCTGAACATGATGAGCTGCACCAGGACGGCCATGGAGTAGGCGTAGTAATTGGCGATGGCGAGCCCGAAGACGATGGGGACGAGCAGCCCGCGCACCCAGAGGTGGCCGTGCGTGTTGAACGAGAACCCGGGCTCGCGCTTCGCCTTGCGGGTCAGCCAGTCGTAGCCGACGAGTAGGAGCATCGAGCCGAGGCCGATCAGGGTGAAGACGAGCCACATCGACTGCGGCTCGTAGGTCTGCCACAGCAGCTCGCGCGCGCCCCAGGCGTCCACGCCGAGCGTCCGCTCGAAGAAGTCCATCACCGCGCCGCGGTCGAGGGCCTCGACCGCCTGCGCGTTCACGTTGGACTGCTCCACGAGGTAGCGGCGCGCCAGCACGACCTTGTCGCCGTTCTCCTGGTACATCTCGCCCGCCACGATCGAGCCGATCGACCAGCCGATGCCCACCGTCATGTTGACGTACCCCATGTAGAGGCCGTCTTTGCCCTTGGGCGCGATGCTGGCGAGGTACCGCATCTTGGTGGGGCTGGCCATCATCTCGCCGACCGAGAAGATCGCGATGGCGCCGAGGGTGACCCAGCCGCTCATGCTCACGCCGAGCACGTAGATGCCGACGGCGGAGATGGCGATGCCGATGACGATGGCGGTGAGCGAGCGGAGCCGCCCGGTCAGGAAGCCGACGAGGAACGCGGCCACGCTGATCATCGCCGCGTTGAAATTGATGATCCACTCCTGCGTGAGGTTGCCGCCGTTGACGGTCGGCACCGCGCCTTCGCCGAGGATGGACTGCAGCGCCGCGGCGGGGCCGCGCGAGTCGACCCAGTCGTCGATGAAGTTCGGGAGGATGTCGAACAGCTGATAGAACATCAGCCAGAAGCCGGCGAAGGTGATCGTGAAGAAGAAGAGGCGCGGCTCGAGCAGCCCCTTCACCGCGTCGATCAGCAGCTCGCCCGGGCCGGCCAGCGGGCCCGTGTCTTCGCGCTCCGGCTCGCGGAAGAAGAAGAGCGGGAGGAAGTTCAGGGAGATGCCGATGGCGCACGCCATGAACACGTACTCCCACTCGAGCACCCGCAGGTAGCCCGCGATCAGCGGCCCGAGGAAGCCGCCGATGTTGACCATCTGGTAGAAGATGCCCCAGCCGAACGAGGCCGACTCCTTGGGCATCTGGTTCGAGATGAGGCCCTGCAGCCCGGGCTTGAAGATGGCGGTGCCGAGCGCGAGGAACATCGCGCCGGTGAAGAAGACCTCGAAGACGCTGTCGACGCCGGCCGCGCGGGCCTCGGCGAGCGGCATCCCGGCCAGTGACTCGGCGATGGCGATGCAGTAGCCCATCAGCAGGTAGCCGATGATCTTGAGCACCGTGCTGATCGCGATGTTGAGCTTGTAGCCGTAGCGGTCGGCGAACCCGCCCGTGAAGATGGGCACGAAGCTCTGGACGAGGGCCCAGATGGCGTAGATCGAGCCCTTCTGGACGTGATCGAGGCCGGGGCCGCCCTCGCTGATGGCCAGGACCATGAAGACCGGCAGGACGGTGCGGACGCCGTAGTAGGCGAAGCGCTCGACCAGCTCCATCCAGTTCGCGGTCCAGTAGACCGCCCCGAACGCGCTGAGCTGCTCGAAGAAGGAGGGCTTCGACGATCCGGCTTTCGACATGGCGGCGCACCGTACGCCCCACCGCGGGTCGTGTCGACGCGGTGCCGTGACCCGCGGCACACGCCGGCACGCGTGGGCCGGGCGACTCCGCACGATCCACGGAGGGGATCGCGGATCACCCCTGTTTCAACGGCTCCTGCGCGCCTGGCACTGCCCTTGCTCATCACCGGCTCGATGACCGGAGGACCCATGAAGAACAGCATTCGATACGGCGCGCTGGCGTGCCTGGCCGGGCTCGCGGGGCTGGCGGCGCCCCAGCCGGCCCAGGCGTGTGGCGGCTGCTTCGCCCCGACAGGCAGCCCCACCGTGGTGACGCGTCATCAGATGGCGGTCTCGATCTCGATGGAGGAGACGACCCTCTGGGATCAGATCGAGTACGCGGGCGACCCGGAGGACTTCGTCTGGGTCCTCCCGGTGCGGAACGGCGCGCCGGTGGAGCTGGCCGAGAACGCCTTCTTCGAGGCCCTCGAGCAGACCACCCGGATCACCCTCCAGGCCCCGCAGGCGCCGCAGACCTTCTGCCCCGACCCGTGCGGCGGGTTCTTCGCGGGGGCCGCCGACCGCTCGGGCAGCGCGGACGCCGGGGCGAGCGAGGTCACCGTGCATCACCAGGCCAGCATCGGCCCGTACGAGACGGTCACCATCGGCTCCGAGGACCCGAACGCGCTCGTGCAGTGGCTGCGTGACCACTACTACGCGGTGCCGGACTCCATCCTGCCGACCATCCGCCACTACACGGAGCAGGGCATGGACTTCGCCGTGCTGCGCCTCTCGCCCAACTTCGGCGTCAACCAGATGCAGCCGGTGCGCGTGACGATGCCCGGCCTCAACCCGACCTTCCCGCTGCGCATGGTCGCGGCCGGGGTCGAGGGCTCGGTCGGACTCGAGCTCTTCGTCATCGCCGAGGGCCGCTACGGATCGTCCAACTTCGCCATCGGCGAGGTCGACCGCGACGCGCTCTCGTACGACTGGGACACCAGCCGGTTCAACTACGACGCGCTCTACGACGCGGCGGCGAGCGCGAACGACGGCCGCACCTGGGTCGCCGAGTACGCGATGGACGCGCCGACCTGGCAGCTCGAGAACTACGTCTCCTACGACGACGACGGCGAGCCCCACTACGCGCGCGACGACTGGGAGGTCGCCTCGCGCCACGTCGAGGCCCCGTACATCACCCGCCTCACCGCGGACCTCGCGGTCGAGCACCTGGGCGAGGACCTCATCCTGGAGGCGGCGGACGGCGGCGACCTGCCGGGCTTCATCGACGTCACGAACGAGCTCAACCGCGCCCCGGACGTGAGCTGCAGCAACGTCTGCACGGACCCCTACGGCGGCGGCAGCTCGGGAGGCGGGCTCGGCTGGCGCGACGGAGGCCGCGGCGACGGCCTCTGCACGGTCAGCCCCGGCAACACCGCGGGCGCCTTCGGGCTGCTCGCCCTGCTCGGCGCGGCGGCGGCCTTCGGCCTCCGGCGTCGTCGGTAGACGCGCGGCACTTCGAACGCGAGAACGCGGCGGCGGGGCTCTCGGGCCTCGCCGTCTTCGCGTGCGCTCCAGGTGACATAGGTGGGCTTGAAAAGCCCCTCCCGACGGATCAGGCTCCACGCCGCCGATGACCGAGTTGTTCGATCGCGAGTTCCTCTTCGTCACCGGCAAGGGCGGCGTCGGAAAGACCACCGTCAGCGCCGCCATCGCCCTCGCGGCCGCCAAGCGCGGCAAGCGCGTGCTCGTGGCCATGTGCAACGCCAAGGAGCGGCTGAGCCACCTGCTCGAGGTCGACGCGATCGGCACCCGCAACCAGCGCGTCGCCCCCAACCTCGAGGCGGTGAACATGACCCCCGCCGTGGCCCTCGAGGAGTACGGCCTGATGGTCCTGAAGGTCCGCAGCGTCTACAAGGCGATCTTCGAGAACCGCTTCGTCGCGGCCGTCCTGCGTGGCACGCCCGGCATCGAGGCGTGGTCGATGCTCGGCAAGGCCTACTTCCACACCGAGGAGCGAGACGAGTCCGGCCGGCCCCGCTACGACATGGTGATCGTCGACGGCCCCGCGACCGGGCACGCGCTCGACATGCTCCGGGTGCCGCAGGTGATCTGCGACGTCGCGCCGCCGGGGCTGCTCCGCAACGAGGCCGAGAAGGCGCGCGCCCTCTTCCGCGATCGGCGCCGCAGCGCCGCGGTGCTCGTCACGCTCCCCGAGGACATGCCGGCGAACGAGACGATCGAGCTCCACGCGGCCCTCGGCGGGCCCGACATCGCGATGCCGGTCGGCGGGCTCGTGGTGAACTCGATGCTCTCCAAGCTCTTCAAGTCCCAGGAGCGCGCCCCGATCGCCGCGCTCCCCGCCAAGCTCCAGCCGGGCTCCTCCGCCTCGGCGCTCGCGCTCGCGGGCCGTCAGCGCGCCTTGCGAGAGGCGACGCAGCAGGACGCGATCGCCAAGCTCAAGGCGCAGCTCCCGGAGCTCCCGCGCACCATGCTGCCGATGCTGCACGTGCCCGAGTTCCGGCGCAGCGCGGTCGAGTCCCTGGCCGCCTGCTTCGAGAGCTGAGCGTCCGTTCGCGCGCGCGCCCGACGCGCGCTATGAACGCGCACCCATGCGGATCGAGGCCGACTCGGTGCTCCGTCATTCGCGCGACGCGGTCTTCGCGGCGTACCGCGACGACCTCCCGGCGTTCGTGGAGTTCCTGCCCAACGTGCGGTCCATCGAGGTGATCGAGCGGCAGGGACAGGGCGACATCGTGCACCTCCACAACGTGTGGCACGGCGCGACGGAGCTGCCGACCTCGCTCGCCAGCGCGCTCGAGGCCCGGGTGCTGTCGTGGGACGATCACGCGGCCTGGGACGAGGCGGGCTACACGTGCGACTGGGTGATCGAGCCCCACGCCTTCCGCAACGCGGTGCGCTGCCGCGGTCAGACCACCTTCATCGACCTCGACGAGGGCCGCACGCGCATCGAGATGAACGGGGAGCTGTCCATCGATCTCGAACGGGTCCGGGCCATCCCCACCTTCCTCGCCGGCTCCCTCGCGCGCACGGCCGAGGCGTTCCTCCTGCGGCAGCTCACGGCCAACCTCGCGAGCGTCAGCGACGCGCTCGCCAACTACCTGCGCGAGGACACGCTCGCGTGAGGGGCTCGACGTGCGCGGCGCTTCGTCCCCAGGCGGGGCCCGTCATTCCGGGTTCCTCACGCCGTTGATCGGAGTCGAGTGCGCGCGGAATGTCAGATCTCCTCGTCCGTGGTCAACGGGGTTCGCCGGCTCCTCATCGACGAGGGGCGCTGGCAGGAGATCGAGCGCGCGCTCCTCGAGCGGGATCCCGACATGGAGGACTGGCTCGAGGACACGGGCAGGCGCCCCTACGTCTCCTTCGCCGGCCACCGCCGCCTGCTCGAGGCGGTGGGGGGCGACGAGGGAGCGCCTGCGCTGCGTCGCCTCGGCCACGCGCGCCTCAGCGCGGCGATGGATCTCGGACCCGTGGCGCCCATCCTCCGCTGCTGGGTCCGGCAGTACGCGCACATCCCGACCGCGCTGCTCCACGTGGCGCCGTACGTCTGGGACGTGATCCTGCGCCACGCGGGGCGGCTTCAGATCGAGGAGACCGGGCCTCACCGCATGGTCTATCGCGCGGTGGACGCCCCCGAGGCGCTCCACTCGGCGACGCTCTGGCACGCGCTCGTCGAGGGCTACGGGACGGAGCTGCTGCGTCGCTCGGGCCGCGACGGGGAGGTGCGCGTGCAGGTCGACGCGCGCGGCTTCGCGCTGGTCGGGACCTGGGACCGCTGACGGTCAGCTCTCCTCGACGTCCTCGCCGCGCAGCCGGGCGAGCCGCCGACGGATCTTGATCTCGAAGCCCGCCTCGCGCGGCTCGTAGTAGCGCCGCCCGGCCAGCTTCTCCGGGAGATAGGTCTCGCCCGCCGCGTGCCCGCCTTCGCCGTGCGGGTAGCGGTACCCCTCGCCGTAGCCCCACTCCTTCATGGCCTTGGTGGGCGCGTTGCGCAGCTTCATCGGCACGGGCAACGGGCCGTGCTCGCGTACGTCGTCGCGCGCCGAGGTCCACGCCGCGTAGCTCGCGTTCGATTTGACGGTGCTCGCCAGGTACGTGCAGCACTGCGACATCGCGAACAGGCCCTCGGGCATGCCGAGCCGCCGGAAGGCGGCGTCCGCCGCGACCGCCACCTGCAGCGCCTGCGGGTCGGCGTTGCCCACGTCTTCGCTCGCGAAGATGATGAGCCGGCGCAGGATGAACATCGGGTCGTCGCCCGCCTCGAGCATGCGCATCATCCAGTAGATGGCCGCGTCGGGGTCGTTGCCGCGCATCGACTTGATGAACGCGCTGATGACGTTGTAGTGCTCCTCGCCGCTCTTGTCGTAGAGGAGCGTCTTCTCCGCGAGCGCCTCGCGCACCAGGGCCTCGTCGATCGGGTTGCCCGACGCGGCCGCCTCGCGCGCGGCCAGCTCCAGCACGTCCAGCGACCGGCGCGCGTCGCCTCGACCGAGCTCCGCGATCACCGCGAGCGCGTCGCCCTCGACCTTCACGCCGAGCTTGCCGAGCCCGCGGTCGGCGTCCTTCAGCGCGCGGCGGAGCAGGGTCTCGACCGCGTCCGGCGGCAGCGCCTCGAGCCGGAAGACCCGCGCCCGGCTGAGGAGCGCCGCGTTGACGGCGAAGGAAGGGTTCTCGGTCGTGGCCCCGATGAGCACCACCGTGCCCTTCTCGACGTGGGGCAGCAGCGCGTCTTGCTGCGCCTTGTTGAAGCGGTGGATCTCGTCGACGAAGAGGATGGTCGGGCGGCCGTAGAGCTTCCGGCGCTCGTCCGCCTTCTGGATGAGCCGCCGCAGCTCGGGCACGCCGCCCATCACGGCGCTGAAGGGGACGAAGTCGCCCTTGGTCTCGTGCGCGACGACGCGCGCGAGCGTGGTCTTGCCCGTCCCTGGCGGACCCCAGAGCAGCATCGACGGAACCCGGTCCGCGCGGATGGCCTTCGCGAGCAGGCGGTGCTCGCCGATCACGTGCCGCTGGCCCACCATCTCGGCGAGCGAGCGCGGCCGCATCCGCTCGGACAGTGGCGCGCCTTCGGGGTCGCGTTCATGCGCGTGATCGAAGAGGTCCATGGGTGTGACATTCCAGTCGCGGACCGGACCATAGCCAGGCTCCCCGGTTCACGCCGCGAAACTTTTTCGCCCCTCATCCGTCCATGAACCGCATGTCCCCGTGGTCGGTACGGCTCTCGCAGAGTCGACGGGTGCGGTGCCAGAGAAGGAGAGGCGTGTGCGGAACCTGCTCGAGATGATCTACGAGTACCAGCTCCTCAGCAGCAAGGAGCGGCACCTGGACATCCCCCTCGACGACGACGAGCGGGTGCGTCGCATGGGTCTGCATCGGCTGTTGATGGGGGAGGTGCCGGACGCGCGGCGTCGTCGCCTCGCCCGGGTCGCGCTGCCGATGCGCGTGCAGTTCACGCGCGCCGGTGGCTTCGAGCTCGGTGAGATCCGTGACCTCGGCGGCGGCGGCGTGTGCGTGCAGACCTCGGCGCCTCAGGATCCCGGGACGCGCGTGGTGCTCCGCGTCGAGGCGCCCGACGACGGCGTCGAGTACGTCTTCCCGTGCCGCGTGGTCTGGCGCTCGAGCCACGGCCCGCGCCGCATGGGGCTCGCCTTCGACGGCGTGCCCCATCAGAGCGAGCTCTACGGGGACGAGTCCGGCGTCTGGCGGCGCACCCCGCGCTTCGGCGCCGTCCGGGACACCTCCCACGTCGCCTGACGCGGTGCTCTGATCAGCGCGGTGCTCTGATCAGCGCACGATCTTCAGGCGCGTGGGGCCCTTCTCGGGCGGCGCCTTCTGACCGCCGGTGCGCGCGAAGTGCTGCTTGGCGACCGTCTCGGCCAGCGACTCGGCGGCGGCGCGGAAGGCGCCGGCCACGTCGGAGTCGGGCCGGGACTGCACGATGGGCATGCCCTTGTCGCCCCACTCGCGGACGGAGGGCTCGAGCGGCACCTGCGCGAGCAGGGGGGCCTTCGCGAAGTCCGCGACCTTCTGGCCGCCGCCCGCGCCGAAGAGCTCGTGCCGCACACCCGCTGTGTCGACGAACCAGCTCATGTTCTCGATCACGCCGAGGATGGGCAGGTTGAGCTTCGCGCACATCGAGACGCTCTTGTAGACGTCCTGGAGCGCGACCTCCTGCGGGGTCGTCACCATCACCACGCCGGTGACCTTGAGCTGCTGCGCCATCGTGAGCGCGACGTCCCCGGTGCCCGGCGGCAGGTCGAGGACGAGGTAGTCGAGCTCCCCCCAGTCGACGTCCTTCAAGAACTGCGACAAGGCGCCATGCAGCATCGGTCCGCGCCACACGATCGCCTGCGTCTCGTCCTCGAGCAGGAAGCCGATGCTCATCATCGAGACGCCGAAGCGCTCGAGGGGTGCGATGCGCTTGCCGTCCTTGCTGACCGGGTGACCGCTCACGCCCATCATCGTCGGGATGGACGGGCCGTAGATGTCCGCGTCGAGCAGCCCGACCCGCAGGCCCATCGCCTTGAGGGCCAGGGTCAGGTTCACCGCGGTGGTGCTCTTGCCGACGCCGCCCTTGCCGCTCATCACGAGGATGATGTTGCGCACGCCCGGGATGGGGTCGTCGCCCATGACCTCGCGGGTCGGGACCTGCGTCTTGATCATCAGCGCCAGCTTCACGTCGAGCCCGGAGAGCGCCTCCTCGACCCGCGCGCGCACGGTGTCCTTCAGGGCCTCGGAGGGGCTGGCCAGGACCGCGGTCGCCTGCACGGTACCCCCCTCGACGCGGACGTCCTCGAGCGTGCCCAGCTCGAGCATCGGCTTGTCGTAGACGGGATCCAGCACGCGCGCGAGGGCGTCGCGTACGGCTTCGAGGGTCGGCTCGCTCATGCTCGAAAAACTCCAGAGAAGGGGGGCGTGTGTATGAGCATTGGCCCGGACCGCGTCAAGCGCACCCCTGACGCGCCGCGTCGCCCCGATGACGCGACGTGGTTGACGCGGCGTGGCGTGATCGTCCTCGCGTCCCGTGCTTACTTGTTCGTGTGGAGGGCGTCACCTTGGCGTCTTCCACCGACATCTGGGGGGTCGTAGACATGAAGAAGCGAACGCAATCATCGCCTTCCGAGGCGTGGCGCGGCGACTGGGAGGAGAACACCTTCGCCGGGCTCGAGAGCCTGGACGACGCAGGGCGCTCGCGCGCGTCGCTGTGGGGACGCATCGACGCGCGGCCCGACGAGCCCGCGCTGGTCTCGAGCTGCATGCCCGAGATGGGGGAGCTCGAGCTCGAGGCGTGCGCCCGGCTCGCCTGAGCCGCCCGACAGGGACTGGATCGCGCCGGCGAGATGCCGGCGTTTCCTTTTGTGGCGTGGGCCCGCGTCGGCTACGTTTCGGTCATGGGCGTCAAGGTGCTCACCATGGACATCGTCTGCGAGGACTCGGGCCACCAGGTCGTCCCGATGGCGCCCAACTTCTGCATCACGCCCGGCGCGGCGGCCGGCGCCCCGGCGCCGCTCCCGTACCCCATCACGGCGAGCTCCAGCAAGCTCGACCCGGGGACGAGCAAGGTGAAGCAGAAGGGCAAGAAGACGCTCAACGCCAAGAGCAAGGTGAAGTCCTGCAACGGCAACCAGCCCGGCTCGCAGAAGGACGTCAGCACCTTCCAGACCGGCAAGAAGTCCTGGCCATTTCCCGTACCGGCCGTGACGGTGCACTTCGAGGGCATGCCCATCGCCATCACCGGGAATCCCGGGATGGGCAACTCGATGTAGCCTCTCGGCTCCCCGGTGGATCCGCCTCCCCTTCGCACAGGCACTCGCGCAACGGTCGAAGTCATCCCGCATCTGGATGACGTCGACGGCTCCCTCCTCGGCGTCGTGCTGATCAAGCAGCGCTTCGTCGCCTCTCGCCGGGGCGAGGTCTCTCGCGCGTCGGGCGCCACCGTTCACGTGGCCGACGAGCCCTGGGACCCGGACGCGCCCGAGACGAGCTCGATCCGGTTCCCGACGGACCTGTGCACGCGCAAGCCCAGCACCGACGTGCTCGTCGCGGGCAGCGCGGTCGCGCCCTACCGTGAGGCGGTCCGCTCGCTCGATGTCCACGTGCGCGTCGGACCGGTGCAGAAGAGCTTGCGCGTGTTCGGTCCCCGCGTCTGGTACAAGGGCGGCATCGGCAAGATGGTCCTCACCGATCCGGAGCCGTTCGAGGCGGTCGCCGTGCGGTGGGAGGCCGCCTGGGGGGGCTCCGACTACGAGACCGATCCGGAGCAGCCGCTCGAGGAGCCCCGCAACCCCAACGGGTGCGGCGTGGTGCGGGACATCGAGGAGCTCGAGGGGAAGCTCGGCCCGCAGGTCGAGGACCCGAACGAGCTCATCAAGAGTCAACGGACCCGACCCAGCCCGGCGGGGCTCGGCGCGATCGGGCGGCACTGGGTGCCGCGGCGGCAGTACGCCGGGACGTGCGACGCGCAGTGGATGGAGGAGCGGATGCCGCTGCTGCCGCTCGACTTCGATCCGCGCTTCTACCAGTGCGCGCCGCCCGATCAGATCACCGCCACGCCGCTGCGGGGCGGCGAGCGGGTCGAGGTGGCGGGCATGCACGAGGAGGGGCCGTTCGCGTTCGAGCTGCCCCGGCTGCGCTTCTTCGTCGGCTTGCAGACCACCGACGCGCTGACCGAGCACCCTCCGCAGCTCGACACCGTGCTCATCGAGCCCAACGAGCGGGCGGCCACGCTGACCTGGCGCAGCGCCGTCAAGCTCCCGCGCCGCGCGGCCGACGTGCGCTTCGTCCAGGTGCACGAGAAGGAGCGCGTGCGATGAGGCGTCCGATGAGGCGAGCGCCGCGACGGGTGCGCGCATGATGGACTCGAGCCTGGCCGTGGCTCACTTCGGTGAGGACAGCTCGCGCGAGCCCGTGCTCGTGGACGTCGGCACGTGCAACGCGCTCGGGCTCGACCC
This region of Sandaracinaceae bacterium genomic DNA includes:
- a CDS encoding DUF4150 domain-containing protein codes for the protein MGVKVLTMDIVCEDSGHQVVPMAPNFCITPGAAAGAPAPLPYPITASSSKLDPGTSKVKQKGKKTLNAKSKVKSCNGNQPGSQKDVSTFQTGKKSWPFPVPAVTVHFEGMPIAITGNPGMGNSM
- a CDS encoding ArsA family ATPase is translated as MTELFDREFLFVTGKGGVGKTTVSAAIALAAAKRGKRVLVAMCNAKERLSHLLEVDAIGTRNQRVAPNLEAVNMTPAVALEEYGLMVLKVRSVYKAIFENRFVAAVLRGTPGIEAWSMLGKAYFHTEERDESGRPRYDMVIVDGPATGHALDMLRVPQVICDVAPPGLLRNEAEKARALFRDRRRSAAVLVTLPEDMPANETIELHAALGGPDIAMPVGGLVVNSMLSKLFKSQERAPIAALPAKLQPGSSASALALAGRQRALREATQQDAIAKLKAQLPELPRTMLPMLHVPEFRRSAVESLAACFES
- a CDS encoding PilZ domain-containing protein yields the protein MRNLLEMIYEYQLLSSKERHLDIPLDDDERVRRMGLHRLLMGEVPDARRRRLARVALPMRVQFTRAGGFELGEIRDLGGGGVCVQTSAPQDPGTRVVLRVEAPDDGVEYVFPCRVVWRSSHGPRRMGLAFDGVPHQSELYGDESGVWRRTPRFGAVRDTSHVA
- a CDS encoding Mrp/NBP35 family ATP-binding protein; the encoded protein is MSEPTLEAVRDALARVLDPVYDKPMLELGTLEDVRVEGGTVQATAVLASPSEALKDTVRARVEEALSGLDVKLALMIKTQVPTREVMGDDPIPGVRNIILVMSGKGGVGKSTTAVNLTLALKAMGLRVGLLDADIYGPSIPTMMGVSGHPVSKDGKRIAPLERFGVSMMSIGFLLEDETQAIVWRGPMLHGALSQFLKDVDWGELDYLVLDLPPGTGDVALTMAQQLKVTGVVMVTTPQEVALQDVYKSVSMCAKLNLPILGVIENMSWFVDTAGVRHELFGAGGGQKVADFAKAPLLAQVPLEPSVREWGDKGMPIVQSRPDSDVAGAFRAAAESLAETVAKQHFARTGGQKAPPEKGPTRLKIVR
- a CDS encoding DUF2169 domain-containing protein; this encodes MLIKQRFVASRRGEVSRASGATVHVADEPWDPDAPETSSIRFPTDLCTRKPSTDVLVAGSAVAPYREAVRSLDVHVRVGPVQKSLRVFGPRVWYKGGIGKMVLTDPEPFEAVAVRWEAAWGGSDYETDPEQPLEEPRNPNGCGVVRDIEELEGKLGPQVEDPNELIKSQRTRPSPAGLGAIGRHWVPRRQYAGTCDAQWMEERMPLLPLDFDPRFYQCAPPDQITATPLRGGERVEVAGMHEEGPFAFELPRLRFFVGLQTTDALTEHPPQLDTVLIEPNERAATLTWRSAVKLPRRAADVRFVQVHEKERVR
- a CDS encoding replication-associated recombination protein A; this encodes MDLFDHAHERDPEGAPLSERMRPRSLAEMVGQRHVIGEHRLLAKAIRADRVPSMLLWGPPGTGKTTLARVVAHETKGDFVPFSAVMGGVPELRRLIQKADERRKLYGRPTILFVDEIHRFNKAQQDALLPHVEKGTVVLIGATTENPSFAVNAALLSRARVFRLEALPPDAVETLLRRALKDADRGLGKLGVKVEGDALAVIAELGRGDARRSLDVLELAAREAAASGNPIDEALVREALAEKTLLYDKSGEEHYNVISAFIKSMRGNDPDAAIYWMMRMLEAGDDPMFILRRLIIFASEDVGNADPQALQVAVAADAAFRRLGMPEGLFAMSQCCTYLASTVKSNASYAAWTSARDDVREHGPLPVPMKLRNAPTKAMKEWGYGEGYRYPHGEGGHAAGETYLPEKLAGRRYYEPREAGFEIKIRRRLARLRGEDVEES